A region from the Vicia villosa cultivar HV-30 ecotype Madison, WI linkage group LG3, Vvil1.0, whole genome shotgun sequence genome encodes:
- the LOC131658602 gene encoding uncharacterized protein LOC131658602, whose product MQGMQGQQPTAPAPTPQAAAGPDFRAFFRMDPPEFLGGLDPVIAHDWLYAMEMIFQAIQCTEEEKVIFAAQKMKGPAGRWWNTESTYFTNRGIPKDWQHFKTAFLEKYYPNSVRALKEREFQSFKQGNMSVSEYAEKFEDMAAYSRQAAYAPDELWKIDQFLMGLNADIVHSVSQREFTTYAECLRQCYVAENTLKRVQDERGQNKPIRREQGRSGQHLRPRNSPAMKKQVYGDRSTQPPRCVRCKGNHFGNCKLDSGRCYRCDQPGHYARDCTAPNAPEKTRGRVYTLDARKAQGNTNLVAGS is encoded by the exons atgcaaggcatgcaagGGCAACAACCAACCGCTCCTGCTCCTACTCCTCAGGCTGCAGCAGGGCCTGATTTTCGTGCCTTCTTTCGGATGGATCCGCCAGAGTTCTTGGGTGGCTTAGATCCCGTGATTGCTCATGACTGGCTATATGCTATGGAGATGATATTCCAGGCTATTCAGTGCACAGAGgaagagaaggtgatctttgctGCTCAGAAAATGAAGGGGCCAGCAGGTAGATGGTGGAATACGGAGTCTACGTATTTCACTAACCGGGGGATTCCAAAGGATTGGCAACATTTCAAGACAGCTTTCTTGGAGAAGTACTATCCCAACAGTGTGCGTGCTTTGAAGGAGCGTGAATTTCAATCTTTCAAGCAAGGCAACATGTCGGTATCTgaatatgctgagaagtttgaggaCATGGCTGCCTATTCCAGACAAGCGGCTTATGCACCAGATGAGTTGTGGAAGATTGATCAGTTCCTCATGGGGCTGAATGCTGACATTGTGCACAGTGTGTCTCAAAGGGAGTTTACCACCTATGCTGAGTGTTTGAGGCAATGCTATGTTGCCGAGAACACATTGAAGAGAGTCCAAGATGAAAGAGGACAGAATAAGCCGATTCGTAGGGAACAAGGAAGGTCGGGGCAGCATTTGAGACCCCGCAATTCTCCAGCCATGAAGAAGCAGGTTTATGGAGATCGTTCTACTCAGCCTCCCCGCTGTGTTAGATGCAAAGGAAATCACTTTGGGAATTGCAAGCTAGACTCTGGGAGATGTTACCGTTGTGACCAGCCAGGGCATTACGCGAGGGATTGTACTGCCCCGAATGCTCCCGAGAAGACTAGAGGTCGTGTTTACACCTTGGACGCTAGGAAGGCCCAAGGAAACACTAATCTTGTTGCTG GTTCGTAA